GCTTGAATTAGCTGAAGTTCCCACTGCAATTAAAGGGACAGTATTGACTTTGATAGTTGCTGGAATATTATCGCTGGCTTTTATGGGATTTTCAGGTTTAGGAAGTAATTGAGTAAGAATTATGTTAAAATATTTAATAGGAATAATAGGAATTACAGGCTTAATGATCCTTTGGGTCATTATTCAGAACCTGTGGCGAAGGACCTTTTCTGATCAGCAAAAGGATGAAGATGTGTTAGCTGGCAGATCAACTTGTGGAAGTTGTGGTTGCGGTACCATTTGTAAGAATAAAAAAGTAGAATTAAAGAATTAAAACGATAAGGCCATGGCACATTTATCAGATTACGACACTAGAAAGCAATATTTCGCAATTGTTAAAAAGACGCGAAGGCTAAGTCCGGAAGGTAGTGAGGAAGTACGAGAATTAGTGCTTGAAGTGAAAGATCCAGAGTTTGCTTGTGAAATCGATCAAAGCTTTGGTGTTTTGGTGAAATCTAATGACGACTTTGGGAATACAGATCATCTTCGCCTCTATAGCGTTGCAGACCTTCCAAAAAGGACTAAAAACCATACTACGATAACTATGTTGGTGAAGCGCTGCTCTTATGTCGATGCTTTCAGTGGTGAGCTTTATGATGGAATTGTCTCTAACTATTTATGCGATAGGAAAGCGGGCGATAAAATCACGATCACAGGACCTTATGAACTGCCATTTAAAATACCGGAAGACAGAAGTGCAAACCTAATTCTAATAGGAATGGGAACGGGCATTGCCCCATTTAGAGCCTTCATAAAGCATATTTATAATAATATTGAAGATTGGACTGGCAGGATTCTTCTCTTTTACGGGGCAAAAACAGGCCTAGAGCTATTGTATCAAAATGAAAAGGATGATGATCTCACTAATTATTATAGCGAAGATACATTTAAGGCCATTTACGCCTATAGTCCTCGGCCACTTTGGAACGATACGGTTGTCCTTGACCAATCAATAGAAGAGCGTGCCGAGGAGATTGTTGATATGTTATCAGTGCTGAATACCCATATCTATGTTGCCGGTCATGCTAAAGTGAAAGAAGGTCTAGATAAAGCATTTTCTGAAATTATGGGTTCAGAGGAAAAATGGCAAACTCGAAAAGCGGAGCTCATCGCAGGGAAAAAGTGGGTTGAATTAGTTTATTAAAGCATATTATATGACTATCATCATTGCAATACTCGCATTAGGGGGATTGACATTAGTATTGTCAATCATGTTGGTAATTGCCAACAAGAAACTCTATGTCTACGAAGATCCACGCATTGATGTAGTAGAAGATATGTTGCCGCATGCTAATTGTGGTGCTTGTGGATTTCCCGGTTGTCGACCTTTTGCTGAAGCCTTAGTTGCTGGCGAAGTATTACCCGGAAAATGTACGGTCAGCTCAGATGAGGGAAGAACCGAGATTGGAAATTATCTAGGCGTATCAGTGGGAGCAGAAGAAAAACAAGTGGCTCGTCTTGCCTGTGCGGGCGGGACAAATGTTGCCAGAAACAAAGCGGAATATGAAGGCTTGCAAAATTGCCAAGCGGCCGCGCTAGTATCAGGAGGTGGAAAAGGATGTTTCTGGGGCTGCTTGGGCTTTGGCGACTGCATGAATGTTTGTGATTTTGATGCCATTCATATGGATGAACATGGCCTACCCGTGGTGGATGTAGACAAATGCACGGCATGCGGAGATTGCGTAGAAGTTTGTCCTAAAGACTTATTTTCAATAGAGCCGGTGAGCCACCAGCTTTGGGTGGCATGTAAAAACCTTGAAAAAGGGGATGAAGTATTGGAGGAATGTCAGGTAGCTTGTACTGCATGTGGACGCTGTGCCATGGATGCTCCCGGAGACCTGATTACGATGGAATATAACCTTCCTGTGGTTAATTATTCTATTGCAGAACAAACCCCATTACCTATACAAAGATGCCCAACGGGTGCTATTGTCTGGCTAGATAAGAAGGCAGGGGCTATCAAAGGCAAAGAAAGTAAGAAGATCGTGAGAAAAGGGGAGCGAAATATGGGCTATTCATAATTGCGTAAAGCTTTTCAGTTGTCAGCAGGAATCAGAAAAGATAGAATCCGTGACACAAGATAGTTTAAACAGGAAGAGTTGATATAGATCCTTCTTTCATATGATCTACATCAGGGAAAAGTAGTATAAAATTATCTTAATTGATTAATGATAAAGTAGAAATCATGAGCAATAATTCTGAAACCATAAAGTCTGAGCCAGTCAAAATTGAAAGGAAGCAAATCAGAGAGGCTGTCGTTGAAATAGTCAGTGATTCAGGTGAAGGGGCACAAAAATGTGGTCAAAGCCTTGGAACGATCTCGGCAAAAATGGGCAATGGCGTATGGACGGTAGAAATTATCCCTGCAGAAATACGCCCACCTGCGAGATCAAAAGCAGGTGCTTCGGGGATAAGGGTAAGAATGGGCAGCAAGAAAGTCACCAATATGGGAGATCATGCCGATATGGTAGTGGCTTTAAATGAGCAGGTACTATACGGTAGAATAGATCAAAATGCGTATAAACCTGGCACATACCTACTCATTGAAAATAAATGGGCAACTGATACGGAAGAAACGAATGCAGCATATACCGAATCCATTCAGAAATTTAAAGCCCTTGGGTATATCATCCATGAAATCCCAATGGAAAAAGAATGCTTAAAACACGTAAGCGATCCTCGTAAAGGAAAGAATATGTGGGTGTTGGGCTTATTATGTAATATTTACGACCGTGATCTTAGTATTGCAGCTGAGCAGGTCAAAGCTATATTTAGTAAAAAGAGTGATGACATTATTCAAAGCAATATAGACTTATTGCATGCCGGATATGCATATGCAAATGATAAGCTGCCTATGCATTTTACTATACCAAGTAAAATAAGTAAAGAAGATTTTGTCGTGATGAATGGGAATGAGGCGGTTAGTTTAGGGGTAATGGCTGCTGGAATTGAAGTATGTTCAATGTATCCGATCACACCTGCCACTTCAGCGAGCCATGCCATGGCCGAAAAAATGGAATCAGCAGGAGGCCTCATACATCAAGCTGAAGATGAAATAGCAGCAATAGGTTTTGCGATTGGTGCTTCATACGCAGGTCAAACAGCTGTCACTATCACATCAGGTCCAGGGATAGCGCTAAAGACTGAATTTATAGGCTTGGCAGTTATGGCCGAGGTTCCACTGGTGATTGTGGATGTGCAGCGGGGAGGCCCCTCAACGGGCTTGCCTACCAAGGTAGAACAGGGCGATCTCTTAGCGGTATTATACGGAGCAGCAGGAGATGCACCTAAAATTGTTCTGGCCCCATCCACCATTGAAGAGTGTTTTCACTATATCATTTTAGCCAGAAAATTAGCAGAGTCATTCAGGACTCCTGTCTTTGTGTTGACCGATGCCAATCTAGCAACTGGCGTACAACCCTTTCCAAGACCCAAAATAAAATCGGCCTGGTTTCCAGATCCAATTGATCAAAGTAAATGGGAAGAAGGAGTGAAGGCCTACGATTGGGATCCAGATACTGGATTAAGCAAACGACCGATCCCGGGTCAAAAAGGAGGCATGTACACCCTAACAGGGCTTGCCCATGATGAAGAAAGTCATGTAGCTTACGATCCAGCTATCAACCAACGTGCAGCTGAAAGTAGAAGCCGAAAGTTGGCCGCCTTGCATAAAACGCTCAAGGAACCAAAGATACTGGGTGATAAATCAGGTGACTTATTGCTAGTGGGATGGGGTTCAACCAGAGGTGCAATTGAGGAAGCAGTGGAAAGGGCATGCGAGAGGGGGGCAAAGGTTAGTAGCCTCCATCTTCACTTTTTAAGTCCCATGGAACCAGGTCTGAAATCTATATTCAAAAATTTCAAAAAGGTAATGACGGTGGAAATTAACTATAGCGATACCATTGGCAATCCCTTGATAACAGAAGAGAACAGGCGTTATGCGCAATTAGCCTGGTACCTGCGGGCACAAACGCTAACAGACATAGATTGCTTTAGCAATGTCTATGGTCAGCCCTTGAGCCCGATCCAAATATTGGAAATGCTTGAGAAGAAACTTGATTTAACTTTAACAGAATAAGACATGATTAGCTTAAAGCCGGATTTTTGCGATATAGAAATACCAGAAAAAGAGCATTATAGCATCGAGGACTATTCAAGCAGCAAGGCGCGATGGTGTTCTGGTTGCGGTGCGCACACTATTTTACATTCCGTGCAAAAGCTTTGTACTGATGAACAATTACCACCCGAAAAAACGGTTTTTGTATCCGGAATAGGCTGTAGTAGCCGGTTTCCACATTATATGAAGACTTACGGCTTTCACGGACTTCATGGCAGAGCTTTTCCGGTAGCAAGTGGAGTGAAATTTCGAAGACCTGACTTGCATGTGTTCGTGATCACTGGAGACGGGGATTGTTGTTCTATTGGTGCAGGGCATTGGGTACATGCTATCAGGTATAATATGAAAATGGTGGTATTGCTTTTTGATAATTCTATTTATGGACTGACTAAAAAGCAGACTTCTCCTACCAGTCCGCTGGGAACCCATACAAATACTCACCCGACAGGCTCGGTTCTTCCGCCTATAAACCCTATACAATCTACCTTAGGCTTAGCAAATGTCTCTTTTGTGGCGCAAACCGTTGATTGGAAACCTGCTCATCTGAATGCTACCCTTAAGAAGGCCTACGACCATCCTGGTTTGGCTTTCGTTCGAATAGTGCAAAGATGTCCGATTTGGATGCGAGAGAACTATGAGCCTACTGTTAAAGATCCCGATG
This is a stretch of genomic DNA from Marivirga harenae. It encodes these proteins:
- a CDS encoding ferredoxin-NADP reductase; this translates as MAHLSDYDTRKQYFAIVKKTRRLSPEGSEEVRELVLEVKDPEFACEIDQSFGVLVKSNDDFGNTDHLRLYSVADLPKRTKNHTTITMLVKRCSYVDAFSGELYDGIVSNYLCDRKAGDKITITGPYELPFKIPEDRSANLILIGMGTGIAPFRAFIKHIYNNIEDWTGRILLFYGAKTGLELLYQNEKDDDLTNYYSEDTFKAIYAYSPRPLWNDTVVLDQSIEERAEEIVDMLSVLNTHIYVAGHAKVKEGLDKAFSEIMGSEEKWQTRKAELIAGKKWVELVY
- a CDS encoding RnfABCDGE type electron transport complex subunit B yields the protein MTIIIAILALGGLTLVLSIMLVIANKKLYVYEDPRIDVVEDMLPHANCGACGFPGCRPFAEALVAGEVLPGKCTVSSDEGRTEIGNYLGVSVGAEEKQVARLACAGGTNVARNKAEYEGLQNCQAAALVSGGGKGCFWGCLGFGDCMNVCDFDAIHMDEHGLPVVDVDKCTACGDCVEVCPKDLFSIEPVSHQLWVACKNLEKGDEVLEECQVACTACGRCAMDAPGDLITMEYNLPVVNYSIAEQTPLPIQRCPTGAIVWLDKKAGAIKGKESKKIVRKGERNMGYS
- a CDS encoding 2-oxoacid:acceptor oxidoreductase subunit alpha; the encoded protein is MINDKVEIMSNNSETIKSEPVKIERKQIREAVVEIVSDSGEGAQKCGQSLGTISAKMGNGVWTVEIIPAEIRPPARSKAGASGIRVRMGSKKVTNMGDHADMVVALNEQVLYGRIDQNAYKPGTYLLIENKWATDTEETNAAYTESIQKFKALGYIIHEIPMEKECLKHVSDPRKGKNMWVLGLLCNIYDRDLSIAAEQVKAIFSKKSDDIIQSNIDLLHAGYAYANDKLPMHFTIPSKISKEDFVVMNGNEAVSLGVMAAGIEVCSMYPITPATSASHAMAEKMESAGGLIHQAEDEIAAIGFAIGASYAGQTAVTITSGPGIALKTEFIGLAVMAEVPLVIVDVQRGGPSTGLPTKVEQGDLLAVLYGAAGDAPKIVLAPSTIEECFHYIILARKLAESFRTPVFVLTDANLATGVQPFPRPKIKSAWFPDPIDQSKWEEGVKAYDWDPDTGLSKRPIPGQKGGMYTLTGLAHDEESHVAYDPAINQRAAESRSRKLAALHKTLKEPKILGDKSGDLLLVGWGSTRGAIEEAVERACERGAKVSSLHLHFLSPMEPGLKSIFKNFKKVMTVEINYSDTIGNPLITEENRRYAQLAWYLRAQTLTDIDCFSNVYGQPLSPIQILEMLEKKLDLTLTE
- a CDS encoding thiamine pyrophosphate-dependent enzyme translates to MISLKPDFCDIEIPEKEHYSIEDYSSSKARWCSGCGAHTILHSVQKLCTDEQLPPEKTVFVSGIGCSSRFPHYMKTYGFHGLHGRAFPVASGVKFRRPDLHVFVITGDGDCCSIGAGHWVHAIRYNMKMVVLLFDNSIYGLTKKQTSPTSPLGTHTNTHPTGSVLPPINPIQSTLGLANVSFVAQTVDWKPAHLNATLKKAYDHPGLAFVRIVQRCPIWMRENYEPTVKDPDAITVLNHENGIVLEEQALKKFRHIQEHDPSNLVKAREIAELVKSTTPIGLFYQNKEGTRYDEYGAHNLGVPVEDRIDAINSLMDKYAI